A window of Pseudophryne corroboree isolate aPseCor3 chromosome 12, aPseCor3.hap2, whole genome shotgun sequence contains these coding sequences:
- the LOC134979993 gene encoding taste receptor type 2 member 40-like, whose protein sequence is MSHIMNIFVLAFDLIAMVASLPENILIFKVNILDLANGKRLHLTDQLIFGLSIFGTLHLFSILPKDVLFVLDELLIFDAAKKYLAVLFLTVMSCNLWFSSLLCVHYCLKNVICNQQHYIYLQRMFSKFFPWIYIVIVFGCFLMALPPAWEISIKNNISNDTLSEHCSSIAKEYATASRFFLAMSCVPIPVTAVTALLIIISLCRHLKQIQHNDQGFQCPSVEDHVQATKTVLSLLTIDIIYFLAVIQLFIPSSKYTYQYAANISLAIIHILKSLVLIKGNRRLEKAFRYTVDRYFCVKTTN, encoded by the coding sequence ATGTCTCACATTATGAATATATTTGTGCTGGCATTTGACTTAATTGCAATGGTGGCATCCCTACCTGAAAATATACTCATTTTCAAAGTGAATATTTTGGATTTGGCCAATGGCAAAAGACTTCACTTAACTGATCAACTCATTTTTGGCCTCAGTATATTTGGTACTTTGCATCTGTTCTCAATTTTACCCAAGGATGTATTGTTTGTGCTAGATGAACTTTTGATTTTCGATGCTGCTAAAAAGTATTTAGCAgttttgtttttgactgtcatgtcCTGCAATCTTTGGTTCTCTTCTTTGCTATGTGTGCACTACTGTCTAAAAAACGTAATTTGTAACCAACAGCACTATATCTATCTTCAGAGGATGTTCTCCAAGTTCTTTCCATGGATCTACATTGTGATTGTCTTTGGATGTTTTCTGATGGCTCTTCCTCCTGCATGGGAAATCTCAATAAAGAATAACATTTCTAATGACACTCTTAGTGAACATTGTTCTTCGATAGCCAAGGAATACGCTACTGCAAGCAGATTTTTCTTAGCAATGAGTTGTGTGCCTATACCAGTCACCGCTGTTACAGCTCTGCTAATAATAATTTCTCTCTGTAGACATTTGAAACAAATACAACATAATGATCAAGGTTTCCAATGTCCAAGTGTAGAAGATCACGTTCAAGCTACCAAAACCGTCCTCTCGCTCTTGACAATTGACATTATTTATTTTCTGGCGGTCATTCAACTCTTTATTCCAAGCTCTAAATATACCTATCAATATGCTGCAAACATCAGCTTGGCCATTATTCATATTCTCAAGTCTCTGGTTCTTATAAAAGGAAATAGGAGGCTGGAGAAGGCTTTCCGTTACACTGTAGACCGATATTTTTGTGTCAAGACAACAAACTAA